One window from the genome of Spirosoma rhododendri encodes:
- a CDS encoding carboxypeptidase regulatory-like domain-containing protein: MIPRPLFPKSFLFLLTLLTGLVGLWSCNEDIYVDPVQLTTIRGRVVYSLDQQPARNATVKLTPGSRVVSTDSSGTFRFDSVVVGSYTVQASKTGYGTQVATVSATVGTSPVVTIQLTDDKSQNRPPSTPTLVSPALNSTAQSTTLTLKWSSTDPNRDTLTYNVLLYRAGAATPTSSYTGLTADSVVVSGLEYNTTYLWQVIVSDKVNTVNGPVWSFQTGSYPDYTYVFARRMNGQFQLFGATAAGAVSQLTRDGSNWRPIISPNRQRIAFISNTDTELQLYTMNLDGSNRQQVTSVPIAGLSAADLSFCWSPDGTQLLYPSNDRLYAVRTDGTGLRVVARASSGRIWAGCDWTPQGNRIAARTTGTGLYDNELSVFNTDGSAAQTVYTRRAARVGNPVFSINGQQLLFSADSTDFQNEQGRQLDARLYRLNLTTGSLTDLSRIQITNNQTAQTNKTAGTNDLEPRFSPTGASIIFTNTDNTGIGQRNVYTVDANGQNRKQILSQAEMPYWR; this comes from the coding sequence GTGATCCCCCGACCTCTTTTCCCCAAATCGTTTTTATTCCTGCTTACACTGCTGACTGGCTTAGTCGGCCTGTGGAGTTGCAACGAAGATATTTACGTTGACCCGGTACAACTGACGACCATACGCGGTCGGGTCGTGTACAGCCTTGATCAGCAGCCCGCCCGCAATGCGACCGTCAAGCTGACGCCCGGCAGCCGGGTTGTCTCAACCGACTCGTCGGGAACGTTCCGCTTCGATAGTGTCGTGGTGGGTAGTTACACCGTGCAGGCGTCAAAAACAGGTTACGGCACGCAGGTGGCAACGGTATCGGCAACGGTAGGTACGTCGCCCGTCGTGACTATTCAGCTTACTGATGATAAGTCGCAAAACCGCCCTCCGAGCACGCCCACGCTGGTATCGCCCGCCCTCAACAGCACGGCCCAATCGACCACGCTGACGCTGAAATGGTCGTCGACCGACCCCAACCGCGACACGCTGACCTACAACGTACTGCTGTACCGGGCCGGTGCCGCCACGCCCACCAGTTCGTATACCGGCCTGACGGCCGATTCGGTGGTTGTGTCAGGGCTGGAGTACAACACGACGTATCTGTGGCAAGTGATCGTGAGCGACAAGGTAAACACTGTGAACGGGCCGGTATGGTCGTTCCAGACGGGGTCGTACCCCGATTATACCTACGTCTTCGCCCGGCGCATGAACGGGCAGTTTCAGCTATTCGGTGCTACGGCGGCTGGTGCCGTAAGTCAGCTTACCCGTGACGGCAGTAACTGGCGACCCATCATAAGCCCCAACCGGCAGCGCATCGCCTTTATTTCCAACACCGATACCGAACTGCAACTGTACACGATGAACCTGGACGGCAGCAACCGGCAGCAGGTAACGTCGGTACCTATCGCGGGGCTGTCGGCGGCTGATCTGTCGTTCTGCTGGTCGCCCGACGGCACGCAGTTGCTGTACCCCAGCAACGACCGGCTCTATGCGGTCCGCACTGACGGAACGGGCCTGCGCGTGGTAGCGCGGGCCAGTAGTGGCCGTATCTGGGCCGGTTGCGACTGGACCCCGCAGGGCAACCGTATTGCCGCGCGCACGACCGGTACTGGTCTGTACGACAACGAACTGAGCGTATTCAATACGGATGGCAGCGCAGCCCAGACCGTCTATACCCGACGGGCGGCCCGTGTGGGTAACCCAGTCTTTTCCATCAACGGGCAGCAACTGCTGTTCTCCGCCGACTCGACCGATTTCCAGAACGAGCAGGGTCGCCAGCTCGATGCCCGGCTCTACCGGCTCAACCTGACGACTGGCTCGCTAACTGACCTGTCGCGGATTCAGATAACTAACAATCAGACGGCGCAGACAAACAAGACCGCCGGGACAAACGATCTCGAACCACGTTTTTCGCCCACCGGTGCCAGCATCATCTTTACCAACACGGATAACACCGGCATCGGTCAGCGCAATGTCTACACTGTCGATGCCAATGGGCAGAACCGCAAACAGATTCTGTCGCAGGCCGAGATGCCGTATTGGCGATGA
- a CDS encoding putative toxin-antitoxin system toxin component, PIN family — MKIVLDTNCLLVSISTRSPYHWLFQAIRQKRFDLYISNEILTEYVELIDRYFSPVVSEPVYQLLTQSDHIHQVDVFFHWPLITNDPDDDKFVDCAFAANVDFIVTEDKHYEVLATVDFPRLEVINLDVFKSLLDKL, encoded by the coding sequence ATGAAGATCGTTCTGGACACCAATTGTCTACTGGTATCGATATCAACGCGTTCGCCCTACCATTGGCTATTTCAAGCCATTCGCCAAAAGCGCTTTGACCTATACATCTCCAATGAGATACTGACAGAATATGTTGAGTTGATCGACCGCTATTTCAGTCCGGTGGTTTCTGAGCCAGTTTATCAGTTATTGACTCAATCGGATCATATCCATCAGGTCGACGTTTTTTTCCATTGGCCTCTGATTACCAATGACCCCGACGACGATAAATTCGTTGACTGCGCTTTCGCAGCGAACGTTGATTTTATCGTGACGGAAGACAAGCACTATGAAGTGCTAGCAACCGTAGACTTCCCCAGGCTAGAAGTTATCAATCTGGACGTGTTCAAATCATTACTGGACAAACTGTAA
- a CDS encoding pyruvate carboxylase, which translates to MKDYIRPIKRLLVVNRGEIAIRIMRAATELGITTVAVYTYEDRYSLHRYKADEAYKIGRDEDPLKPYLDVEGIILLAKHHQIDAIHPGYGFLSENVKLARRCREEGIIFVGPSPEAMDALGDKVRAKNLATTANVPLIPDSREPDMTPEFALQEAGRIGFPVMVKAAAGGGGRGMRVVRQAEDFEKAFAEAKNEARNAFGDDTIFLEKFIEDPKHIEVQLLGDQYGNIVHLYERDCSVQRRFQKVVEVAPSFGLRQETKQKLYDYALQLGRAVNYSNAGTVEFLVDKNENIYFIEVNPRIQVEHTITEEITGIDIVRTQILIAMGYRLSDNGIYITHQDEVPLNGFAIQCRITTEDPANGFKPDFGTITAYRNAAGFGIRLDEGSSYAGMKISPYFDSMIVKVSARGRTLKGATQRLTRALLEFRIRGVKTNIGFLLNVISNPIFQRGEARVSFIETHPELFDFRKPQDRSSRALNYLADVIVNGNPEVKKKDDSKVFRTPVVPFSDPYSPYPDGNRNRLKDMGREKFAGWVKDHKGILYTDTTFRDGHQSLLATRVRTQDLQKVADGFAKANPELFSMEVWGGATFDVAMRFLYESPWKRLAALREAMPNMLLQMLFRGSNAVGYSAYPDNLIEKFVEKSWETGIDVFRIFDSLNWIEAMKVSMKAVRERTDALCEAAICYTGDMLSPDETKYTLQYYLDMARQLEDEGAHLLCIKDMAGLLKPLSAEVLVRELKQAVNIPIHLHTHDTAGIQAATYLKAVDANVDIIDCALGALSGLTSQPNFNSVVAMMQGHERESPVNLSSLNAYSNYWEDVREYYYPFESGMKAGSAEVYENEIPGGQYSNLKPQAIATGLGDKFETLKKNYVVANDLFGNIVKVTPSSKVVGDMAIFMTANNLTADDVVSRGESLAFPESVRGFFKGELGQPVGGFPKDVQAAVLKGEEPITGRPNEHLKPIDFDADFKKFEEKYPLNAGFEDYLSYQMYPKVYDEYYKANDQYGDVSVIPTPAFFYGLKENEEILIEIEEGKNILVRLLFKSEPDEYGMRTITFELNGQSRQVQVRDRASKVEKQQNAKVSKPADVGAPLQGRLTRIMVKVGDEVKKNQPLFVIEAMKMESIVSAPRVGKVSKIVLSEGTVVEQDDWVVELS; encoded by the coding sequence ATGAAGGACTACATCCGCCCGATCAAACGCCTGCTCGTTGTCAACCGGGGTGAAATCGCCATCCGCATCATGCGGGCTGCTACCGAGCTTGGTATCACCACCGTAGCCGTTTACACCTACGAAGACCGCTATTCGCTCCATCGCTACAAAGCCGACGAAGCCTACAAAATTGGTCGCGACGAAGACCCACTCAAACCCTACCTCGACGTAGAAGGTATTATTCTGCTGGCCAAACACCATCAGATCGACGCTATTCACCCCGGCTACGGCTTTCTGTCGGAAAACGTAAAGCTGGCCCGGCGGTGCCGCGAGGAAGGTATCATTTTCGTTGGTCCGTCGCCCGAAGCGATGGACGCGCTGGGCGATAAAGTGCGCGCTAAAAACCTGGCGACAACCGCAAACGTGCCGCTGATTCCCGACTCGCGCGAGCCGGATATGACACCGGAGTTTGCCTTGCAGGAAGCCGGACGAATCGGTTTTCCGGTGATGGTGAAAGCCGCGGCTGGGGGCGGTGGGCGCGGCATGCGCGTGGTACGGCAGGCCGAAGATTTCGAGAAAGCGTTTGCTGAAGCGAAAAACGAAGCGAGAAACGCTTTCGGCGACGACACGATCTTCCTCGAAAAATTCATCGAAGACCCCAAGCACATCGAAGTACAATTGCTGGGCGATCAGTACGGCAATATCGTTCACCTCTACGAACGCGACTGTTCGGTGCAGCGCCGGTTTCAGAAGGTTGTCGAAGTAGCCCCGTCGTTTGGGCTGCGGCAGGAAACCAAGCAGAAACTCTACGATTACGCCCTGCAACTGGGCCGGGCGGTAAACTATTCCAACGCTGGTACAGTCGAATTTCTGGTCGACAAAAACGAGAATATCTACTTTATCGAGGTCAACCCACGGATTCAGGTCGAGCATACGATCACGGAAGAAATTACAGGGATCGACATCGTTAGAACGCAGATTCTGATTGCGATGGGCTACCGGCTCAGCGACAACGGCATCTATATCACGCATCAGGACGAGGTGCCGCTCAACGGCTTTGCCATTCAGTGCCGTATCACGACGGAAGACCCCGCCAACGGTTTCAAACCCGACTTCGGCACGATTACGGCCTACCGCAACGCGGCTGGTTTCGGCATCCGGCTCGACGAGGGCAGCAGCTACGCGGGCATGAAGATCTCGCCCTACTTCGACTCGATGATCGTGAAGGTATCGGCGCGGGGACGGACGCTGAAAGGCGCTACCCAACGGCTGACGCGGGCACTGCTCGAATTCCGTATCCGGGGGGTAAAAACGAATATCGGCTTCCTGCTGAACGTCATCAGCAACCCCATTTTCCAGCGGGGCGAAGCGCGGGTATCGTTTATCGAAACGCACCCCGAACTGTTCGACTTCCGCAAGCCGCAGGACCGTTCGTCGCGCGCGCTCAACTACCTCGCCGACGTTATTGTCAACGGCAACCCGGAGGTAAAGAAGAAAGACGACAGCAAGGTGTTTCGTACGCCCGTCGTGCCGTTTTCGGACCCCTACAGCCCCTACCCCGACGGTAACCGCAACCGCCTGAAAGATATGGGCCGCGAGAAATTTGCCGGTTGGGTAAAAGACCATAAGGGCATTCTCTACACCGACACTACCTTCCGCGACGGCCACCAATCGCTGCTGGCGACGCGCGTCAGGACGCAGGATTTGCAGAAGGTAGCCGACGGTTTTGCTAAAGCCAACCCCGAACTGTTTTCTATGGAAGTCTGGGGCGGGGCCACTTTCGACGTAGCGATGCGGTTTCTCTACGAAAGCCCGTGGAAACGACTGGCGGCTCTGCGCGAAGCCATGCCCAACATGCTGCTGCAAATGCTGTTTCGCGGTTCCAACGCTGTCGGCTACTCGGCTTACCCTGACAACCTGATCGAGAAATTCGTGGAGAAATCGTGGGAAACGGGCATCGACGTGTTCCGCATTTTTGACTCGCTCAACTGGATCGAAGCGATGAAAGTGAGCATGAAGGCCGTCCGCGAACGCACAGACGCGCTTTGCGAAGCAGCCATCTGCTACACCGGCGATATGCTTTCGCCCGACGAGACGAAATATACGCTTCAGTATTACCTCGACATGGCCCGTCAGCTTGAGGACGAAGGCGCGCACCTGCTGTGTATCAAAGACATGGCCGGGTTACTAAAACCACTGTCGGCGGAGGTACTGGTGCGCGAACTGAAGCAGGCCGTCAACATCCCGATTCACCTGCACACCCACGACACAGCTGGTATTCAGGCAGCTACTTACCTGAAAGCCGTCGACGCCAACGTCGACATCATCGACTGCGCACTGGGTGCGTTATCGGGCCTGACCTCGCAGCCGAACTTCAACTCGGTGGTGGCGATGATGCAGGGCCACGAGCGCGAATCACCGGTAAATCTTAGCTCGCTCAACGCGTATTCCAACTATTGGGAAGACGTACGGGAGTACTACTATCCGTTTGAGTCAGGCATGAAGGCGGGCAGCGCGGAGGTCTACGAAAACGAGATTCCGGGCGGACAGTACTCCAACCTCAAGCCGCAGGCCATCGCGACGGGGCTGGGCGACAAGTTCGAGACGCTGAAGAAAAACTACGTCGTGGCCAACGACCTGTTCGGCAACATCGTGAAGGTAACACCCTCCTCGAAGGTCGTCGGCGACATGGCAATCTTCATGACGGCCAACAACCTGACCGCCGACGATGTCGTCAGCCGGGGTGAATCGCTGGCGTTTCCAGAGTCGGTACGGGGCTTCTTCAAAGGTGAGCTAGGTCAGCCGGTGGGCGGCTTCCCCAAAGATGTGCAAGCGGCCGTGCTGAAAGGCGAAGAGCCGATTACGGGTCGCCCGAACGAGCACCTGAAACCCATCGACTTCGACGCTGACTTTAAAAAGTTCGAAGAAAAATACCCGCTCAACGCTGGTTTCGAGGACTATCTGTCGTACCAGATGTACCCAAAGGTGTACGATGAGTACTACAAGGCCAACGACCAATACGGCGATGTCAGCGTGATTCCGACACCCGCATTCTTCTACGGGCTGAAAGAGAACGAGGAGATTCTGATCGAGATCGAGGAAGGCAAAAACATCCTGGTACGGCTGCTGTTCAAATCCGAACCCGACGAGTACGGTATGCGGACGATCACGTTTGAACTGAACGGGCAAAGCCGTCAGGTACAGGTGCGCGATCGGGCGTCGAAGGTCGAGAAGCAGCAGAACGCCAAGGTGAGCAAGCCCGCTGACGTGGGTGCGCCGTTACAGGGTCGGCTGACGCGCATCATGGTCAAGGTTGGCGATGAGGTGAAGAAGAATCAGCCACTGTTCGTCATCGAAGCCATGAAGATGGAGAGCATCGTATCGGCACCAAGAGTAGGTAAGGTGTCGAAGATCGTGCTTTCAGAAGGCACCGTCGTCGAGCAGGACGACTGGGTCGTAGAATTGTCGTAA
- a CDS encoding homoserine kinase, with translation MESIRVFAPATVANVACGFDIFGFAVASPGDEVVLTRSETPGVRITDIIGDEGRLPREASRNTAGISIQKYLQHIGQPELGFEMVLNKQMPLGSGLGSSAASAVAGVFAANELLGRPLTPLQLLPFAMEGERIACGSAHADNVGPSLLGGFVVVRSYNPLDVVRIQTPASLYCTLVHPDIEVNTKDARFILKNEVSLKNTIIQMGNVAGLIAGLMTPDYDLISRSLVDVIIEPVRSILIPEFNEVKQAALDAGALGCSISGSGPSMFALSRDADVAERIGAAMQQAFLAVGITSEAYVSEINQQGPKVLA, from the coding sequence GTGGAATCCATTCGCGTATTTGCCCCGGCTACCGTTGCCAACGTAGCCTGCGGGTTCGATATTTTTGGCTTTGCCGTCGCCAGCCCCGGCGATGAGGTAGTACTGACCCGTAGTGAAACGCCCGGTGTGCGCATTACCGACATCATCGGCGACGAAGGGCGGCTACCGCGCGAAGCCAGCCGTAACACGGCCGGTATTTCCATCCAGAAATATCTTCAGCATATCGGCCAGCCTGAGCTGGGATTCGAGATGGTGCTCAACAAGCAGATGCCGTTGGGCAGTGGGCTTGGTTCCAGCGCGGCCAGTGCGGTAGCGGGTGTGTTTGCCGCCAACGAATTGCTCGGTCGCCCGCTGACGCCCCTGCAACTGCTGCCGTTTGCGATGGAAGGAGAGCGCATCGCCTGCGGATCGGCCCATGCCGACAACGTAGGGCCGTCGCTGCTGGGTGGTTTCGTGGTTGTGCGTAGCTATAACCCGCTCGACGTGGTCAGAATTCAGACCCCGGCTTCGCTGTACTGCACGCTCGTTCACCCCGACATTGAGGTGAATACCAAAGACGCCCGGTTTATCCTGAAAAATGAAGTCTCGCTGAAGAATACCATCATACAGATGGGCAACGTCGCCGGGCTGATTGCGGGTCTGATGACGCCCGATTACGACCTGATCAGCCGTTCATTGGTCGACGTTATTATCGAGCCCGTCCGGTCGATTCTGATTCCTGAATTCAACGAGGTGAAGCAGGCTGCGCTGGATGCCGGTGCGCTGGGGTGCAGCATTTCCGGCTCCGGCCCATCGATGTTTGCCCTGAGCCGCGACGCCGACGTCGCCGAGCGCATTGGCGCGGCTATGCAGCAGGCGTTTCTGGCCGTTGGTATTACCAGCGAAGCCTACGTATCCGAAATCAACCAACAGGGACCAAAAGTACTGGCCTAA